In the genome of Mangifera indica cultivar Alphonso chromosome 9, CATAS_Mindica_2.1, whole genome shotgun sequence, the window CGGGTgcatttagtttattttttatacctatcaatctgtttaaaatatttaaaatacaaatttatactcattatttatatctataatattactcatacaaAAGCAAACCCCTTTCCATGATAACATCCTCAAGCAATCTCGACCATGAAATCCAAATTCttccctttttctttattttgcgaGGAAGTAAAATTTTGGGTAACAAGTGATGGAAACCATTACAATTTGAGTttatcttcttcctcttcaacatCAAATTTACCATACACTCAGtataaatttcacatatttttcttttttgatataaaatgaactaaaatcttcaataaaattaaaaaagttattgtattgaaaataaatttaaagaatataaatactaaacatttattataaatatttattatatgtttaatactaaaatttttaatatttataaaaaaatatttttataatttgaaataaaattttggcttttttcataaaatttttatgaatttaaaaggaaaatattaaaaactaatacataaatacattaaaataatataaacaaaaaaattaatattagtaaataatTCACGATCAATCCGCATCTATAATAATGggttatgattttataaattattattatttatataactccagTCCTTTTCAATATACATTAGTTATACGTATATACATACTGATCAGATACACTCCAACCCAATCCACCCGTTTGCCCGATCTGTTTGTATcggataaatcaaaatttcatttcatgaaCGTAATAAAACTTGAAGTTCTATTGCTCTACAGCGGCCCTTTAATTTTGACTTCCGCGACACTCCAAAGCATCAATTTTCGCGTTTCCCTCTCGTTGTCTCCACTCTTCCTCACCGTCCATTTAACCTTTGCGCGTCAGCTTCCACTGCTTGAAAATCAATGGCAACTGCCAAAGACACAGATGACCTTCCTTCTTTACTCGCAGAACAGCGCGTGGAGCTCATGGCTGCTCAATCCCTAGAATCCGACCTCGATTATGCCTTCCGTCTCCAACTTGAAGAAGCAATCTCTGCTTCTCTCACTCTTGCCCCCTCCACCTCAGCCTCCACGTCATCAGCACTGCCGCAACTACCCCTAGACGATGTCGGTTCTACCATCGCCTCGCTCCAGTCCGAAGAACTCGAGAAGATGGAGCGAGAACTCGGCGATTACGAACGAGCGAAACTGGAGATACGCAAAACAAGTGAAGCTATTCGTCGTGCTGCTCACGATCAGAAATTCGCTATGGAACTTTCCAGGATGCCGGAGGACGAGTGGCAAAATTGGGGCGATAATTTCGAGAAACCGTTCGGCGAAGGATGTTCAGGAAGTCAGGCTGCACGTGACGATAATATATTTAGCCTTTATTTTAAGGGATTGGTGAGTGAAGAGAGGATGGATGACAAAAAAGTTGTGTTATGTGGGATTGGTATAGAGATATGCGATCCTTCGGGTCATGTGATTTTCCCGTTTCAGAAGCCTGTGATTGGTGGCGTGATGAGCAAGAATGCTGCTGAAGCCAAGGCTTTGATTGAAGGACTTAATTTTGCTATATCTTTAGAGCTCGACCGTGTTCGTATCTACTGTGATTGTTATCCTTTGTATCAATTTGTAAGTCATTCATTTCTttcttattgaattttattgcaTTACAAAATTGATCATATAATTCTCCCTGCTTCGGtgtagaaaatacaaaaggaaaaaaaacggATGTTAGTTGGGGCACGATTACAGAATTTTCAATATACTTGTATCTAATCCTAATAACGAACCAATTGCTGTTGTGTTTCTGGGGTTTGATAATGAGAGGAGAATCAAGATTTCTGTGGGGTGGTTGAGACTACCGTTCAGATTTTGTGGGGTTACTTATTAACTATTTACTTGTTTAAAGCTGTAGTTTGGTGTCTTGTTGATATTTGGTGTGTTTGAAAGTGTGaaataaagcaatttattcaaagaTCAGAACTTTTGAACGGCTATTAATGTGGGAAATTTGGTACAACTATGTCTTAGACTGATGTGTAGCCCAGTTCGGACTGGAGTTGAAAAGCATGTACCTAGTTGTTAGTGATCTGCAATATGTTCAACAATTATTGTTGCTTACTAAAGAGATGAAAACACTTGGCTTGGCATGGTAACTGGATTTCTTATTCTCACATTGCTTCCACTTCCAGTGCGGtgtcaaaattttatctttaattaatttaggtTTATAGTTCTTTTGTCCAAtttgttttgcaatttttatatttagcaCTTCTTTATGtaaaagaaattacaaaacGGAAGTATTGAGCTAGTTGGTCAATGAAGAAGCTTCTCTGAAGTCAATGGGTTAccttttttaatcaataaattaaaattgaaataatttcacATTTATGCACCATGTTGCCTTTTGGTTTGAGccttgtaattttgattttatcagTTCATATATTATATCTAGTCAACTAATTAGGGTATTATGACAAGTAAGCTGATGTTAAAATTATCATGATACTGTGAAATGTGTTTTGTTGAACTCtgatgtttctattttttttcttcatttatataattcttGAGTTTGCATGTTTGATCATTATATTGATAATGAAGATTCCGCAAAAAAGATTGTGATCTGTAATTAgatataatctaataattttttcaaagttctttggtattttgttatttattaccTCAATATATAGGTATTGTTATTAGATTTTAGAATCGTGGCTCTACATGTTGCTTTTCAATTACCCTGAGATAGATGTTGTTAGTATTTCATTTTGTAGTGCAGGTAACAGGAAGATGGTCACCAAAGCAACGGAAGGTTGCTGCGTTAGTCAATGAAGTGGCCtctcttcaaacaaaatttaggtACTGCAACACCTTTTATGTGGCACGTAATACTATGACAGGTGTCTTCAAACTTGCAAGAGCTGCGATAGATTCTCAAATCACAAGGCCTGTGGAGTTGAGCCGTGGCAAAACTGTTGATGAAACATGTGTTATCTGTTTGGAAGATACTGATGTTGGTCAAATGTTTTCCATTGAAGGATGCTTGCACCGGTACTGCTTTTCTTGTATGAAACAGCATGTGGAAGCAAAGTTGCGTCATGGAATGGTGCCTAAATGTCCTCATGAAGGTTGTAAATCTGAACTTAAAGTTGATAGCTGTAGAGAATTCTTGACACCTAAGTTACTTGAAATGCTGAATCAACGTATAAAAGAAGCTTCAATTCCTGCTACAGAGAAAGTTTATTGCCCAAATCCTAGGTGCTCAACATTAATGAGAAAAAGTGAGGTTTCAGAATATGCTAAAAATGCCTTTCGTGGTTCCAATCTGTTTGGAGCTGCAAAATGTGTGAAATGCGATGGCCTTTTCTGCATAAATTGCAAGGTTCCTTGGCATCGTAATATGAGTTGCACTGTTTACAAAAGGTTTAATCCCAATCCCCCTGTGGAGGATGTGAAGTTAAAGTCTCTTGCATCAAAAAATCTGTGGCGCCAATGTGTGAAGTGCAACCATATGATAGAACTTTCTGAAGGTTGTTACCATATGACTTGCAGGtacattatttatacttacatGTTATCAATTACCATGCTTTTTAAGTAGAATTTATTTCTGACCAAAATTGAAAGAGGTTGCATACAAGGTGCCAAAGTTTCAAACTTAATGCATTAACGTTAAGTTTGTTCTATCATAAATATTGAATATCTTAACTTAGAGAATGAATGTTGTCTTTTTTCCTGTTGTGTGATATAACTTGCAAACTTGCATGTTGCTTATAAGCCCAAGggttttttttatctcttatctttctttttaaattccTGTTGTAACTTAACGTAAGGTAGATGAGATTGGATAAATTGTTGTCTGCATATTAAGCGGACAAGAGGAGAGAATCTTGACTCCTATCTGATGGATgcagaattattattttaaagggGGTGTGAATGGGAATGTTGATTTTTCGTGAATGCTGGCCATTTCAGAACATACTCATTAATATTTTTGGCTTAAATGAAGATGTCCGGTTTGTTATTGAGAGCATGGCAAGATCTAGGTTTTCAGGATTCTGTTTACTATTTATGAAGACCCAATTTTAAGTATGCAAGAACAAAATGGTTAAGCAAGAATGCTGATCAAGTTGGAAAGGATCTAATTACTATTTACTTAGATGGAAGTGATGGTTCAAAATGGAGTTGAATGGCTAAAGGATAACATTTAGCCAAATATTCTTTTGGACCATATTTTGTGTAGCATATGGGCAGTCGTAAAATAAAGTATTTATAGATATGTGTTTTCTTTAGACTTTATCATGTTATATGTCTGCAACTTAGTTTTTGTTACTAACTTCCCATTTGATTGGAAGTTGAGAAATCAAGTTCTTTTGTATCTTTTTTAGGTATAATTTTACTTGTTcaatttgctttgattttgcAGATGTGGATATGAGTTTTGTTATAACTGTGGAGCGGAGTGGAAGAACAAAAAGGCAACTTGTTCTTGTCCTCTTTGGGATGAGGATAATATCTTGTTTGATGACAGCGATGAAGAGTCttttgaagaagaggaagatgaagatTATGAGTCATCCCTTGATTCTGATACAGACTggtattgaatgaaaaatagcaAATGTCTTCTCTTCCTATCTTATGTTGTGATATCTcccttaaattttttagtacGAAGTCTAAAAGGTCGTTACTCGTTAAGATTGAACTTTAGTACCTCTTAGCTTGGGACTTTTTGCATGACATCTGCAATTCTCTCCTTTAACGTGTTAATAGTAATAGTCTCTTCTTTTGTATATTAGGTCACAGGATCAGAACCAAGCACTTTCTCTAGATCTAGCAGTTCGTGTTATCAGATTTTATTTGTGTCGTGTCAATTCGGGTATGGATGAGACCTTTAATCCTAatctgatttaaattaaaattttatcaaaatttcacAGTTTTTATCCAATTTGAACTATATTAAGTTTGACCTGACATGTCTCAAAATTGGGATTTCAATTGAGATGGTTAGTGTTTGGAAATGGTTATTTTGAGACAtgtaaattctaaaatttggtGAATTTGTATTGAACTTGAACAGAGTTAGATAGAATTTAATCTGCTTACAGGTTTgttgaatttttcaataaataaaaatggggTGTTGCCTGGACTGGAGTTCACTGGTAACTAGGAATCATGCAAATTACTGTTCCATTATTCACCAGAATTCAAAACAAGCATGTATTCATAGCTTGTTGGTTCACTGGAATTGGTTAACCGCTTGTCGGgaagaaaatttgtttaagtaATGTTGCTCATTTAATATGAGACTGAGTCTCATTATGACTTCTTGTTTGACAGGATGGATAAaaccaatgttttaaaaaaagaattggGTTCAATTGTGAATTAATTTACaatctaatttgatttatatataaatattaattaatttgaaatttgatcaaatataataaatgtttgattttttttaattcatataataaagtaataactatttaattaatatatttaaaattatgtttttctcACTTTGTCTGTCCATTTCATGCAACGGAACGGAAGACACTCTTaaggattaaaataaaaaaacaataataggTGTAACACTATAACCTAGGGACAAAAAACACAGCTTTATGTGGGTTGGTCCACAAATTGATTGATCCACgcaattttttatgaatcttttGTCTTGTGCGGTTTTTTCTGAGTTAGAGTGCAGCAAAAGAAATAACtgttgataaataataataaatgtgcTTCTTCTATTCATGACTATTTTACTTTGACGTCGTCTATCTAATTCTGATATAAATTAGTCTACCCACCTCTTTCAACTACTAGGTTCATCCTTTTAAGTTGtaagtatatttttttctttgtgaagaatattttaatcttaatttttcttttaacattgtAAATACATTCTCAATCAAAAAGGCAAACACAAAACATATTCTCTAGTTGCTATTTAACCACGGAAGGAGATCATTCTCCAAAGAGAACCTTTGAAAAGTCAAGAATGTCTACAATCTCAAACTCATGCTTAAACTCATAATAAAGCTTGACTCCTTTtacttctttctctctctctctttggataacattttcttattaaaaggaTAGTCTTTCACCTATTTACAAATTAGCCTTTCTTAATCTATGCAACACTTCTAGTTTAATAGGTTCTCTACTCTCTCTATCCCTCCTTTAACTACccaaaaatactttaatttttcaCACTGATTCCTCATTCCAAAGACCTTTCAAAAGCAACGATAGACCCTCGTTACAAAAACAAAGATACATAACATCATCTTCACCCACAcacaaaatacatatttaaataaagacaaaaaaatcaaaataaatacaattacataaatatataattatatgtaatatataagaattt includes:
- the LOC123225869 gene encoding uncharacterized protein LOC123225869, with amino-acid sequence MATAKDTDDLPSLLAEQRVELMAAQSLESDLDYAFRLQLEEAISASLTLAPSTSASTSSALPQLPLDDVGSTIASLQSEELEKMERELGDYERAKLEIRKTSEAIRRAAHDQKFAMELSRMPEDEWQNWGDNFEKPFGEGCSGSQAARDDNIFSLYFKGLVSEERMDDKKVVLCGIGIEICDPSGHVIFPFQKPVIGGVMSKNAAEAKALIEGLNFAISLELDRVRIYCDCYPLYQFVTGRWSPKQRKVAALVNEVASLQTKFRYCNTFYVARNTMTGVFKLARAAIDSQITRPVELSRGKTVDETCVICLEDTDVGQMFSIEGCLHRYCFSCMKQHVEAKLRHGMVPKCPHEGCKSELKVDSCREFLTPKLLEMLNQRIKEASIPATEKVYCPNPRCSTLMRKSEVSEYAKNAFRGSNLFGAAKCVKCDGLFCINCKVPWHRNMSCTVYKRFNPNPPVEDVKLKSLASKNLWRQCVKCNHMIELSEGCYHMTCRCGYEFCYNCGAEWKNKKATCSCPLWDEDNILFDDSDEESFEEEEDEDYESSLDSDTDWY